One Panicum virgatum strain AP13 chromosome 3N, P.virgatum_v5, whole genome shotgun sequence DNA segment encodes these proteins:
- the LOC120667848 gene encoding uncharacterized protein LOC120667848, translated as MDAYCREIRNLEAMFYGLEFHHVPRDDNVAADVLSKLGSKQSIVPLGVFVQALNSPMVKMEEEPLTKPDLVPAIGQQVLTLDTDWRSPIIDFIKNNKSYPKGKEHEKLARRSSNYPFAYWGLDSVGSLKTAVGGYNHIFVSIDKFTKWIEVKPVTATTAAKAAEFIEEISHRFGVPNRIITDLGTSFTGSEFWDYCQESCIDVYYTSVAHPRYNGQDESANGLILQGLKARIFDPIEKYGAKWLQELPRVVWGLRT; from the exons ATGGACGCCTACTGCAGGGAGATCAGGAATCTCGAAGCCATGTTTTATGGTTTGGAGTTCCACCACGTCCCCAGGGACGACAACGTGGCGGCCGATGTTCTGTCCAAGCTTGGATCCAAGCAGTCCATCGTACCACTCGGTGTGTTCGTTCAAGCACTCAACAGCCCTATGGTCAAGATGGAAGAGGAGCCTCTTACAAAGCCCGACTTGGTCCCGGCCATAGGGCAGCAGGTCCTAACCCTCGACACCGACTGGCGCTCCCCAATCATCGACTTTATCAAGAACAACAAAAGCTATCCAAAGGGAAAGGAGCATGAGAAGCTTGCCCGTCGTTCAAGCAACTAT CCATTCGCCTACTGGGGACTCGACTCGGTGGGATCCCTAAAGACGGCCGTCGGCGGATACAACCATATATTTGTGTCGATTGAtaagttcacaaaatggattgaagtcaaGCCAGTGACAGCCACTACAGCAGCCAAGGCAGCTGAGTTCATCGAGGAGATATCACATCGATTCGGGGTACCTAACCGGATCATCACAGATCTGGGTACTTCATTCACGGGCTCTGAGTTCTGGGACTACTGCCAAGAAAGCTGCATCGATGTCTACTACACCTCCGTGGCGCACCCCAGGTACAATGGCCAAGATGAAAGTGCCAACGGCTTGATCCTCCAGGGGCTCAAAGCCAGAATTTTTGATCCGATCGAAAAGTATGGGGCAAAGTGGCTCCAagaactacccagagtagtTTGGGGACTCCGCACATAG